The segment GGATCAACTAAATATTCATCCTCTCTAGGTTTGAATACACTTAAATATCAAACAGAAATGATACATCTtagttgaagaaaaataattagaataattataagtcactcattattaatttattctttctATTAAGAACcgtaattatctaattaaatctATCTTAATTAAAACGAAAGTTTCAATCATGGGTCCTTCTTCCATTTGTTTACCTTTCTAGAAGCTCAAACTATAACTAGAATTTTCTGATTAAATTTTTGTGGGTGAACGATAAAGTTATGTTATATTTAGAtactttttcttattaaatttggTGTAACTAAAAAGTTGGTTATATTACgggtttaattgtttttttattttttataaatattcgGGATTACGAGACATTTAAAGTCCCCtcttaaattagattttcagtacaaaaatgaatttaaattggaaatatataagtaaataaacaatttacaaaaaatatttcgACATATGTCACTTTatatttcaaactaaactacaatattattaatatgtcaaatattaatttgaggttgaaaacttgaaatttcCTTCATTAAACAGTAAAGTTCCAATATTCGTGAAGATTACAATGATGAAAACCCCACGAATTTAAAACTAGAGCTAGaggtttgttattattattaggccaaagggCTATTTCCCACCCACGTTTTagtgaaataataaattcttattcgttaattttaaaaaacttaagtATTTATTAATctgttaaatttattgttataattaaaggtaaaaatgttattcaaaaaattattttaaaatattaaaaatttatcacatttttcctctagatttaaaaactaacaatttctctctaacctaaggtttgaaaagtgatcaaATCCCCTCTAAggttttcttttcccttctccGATGACCATCTTCAATGGTTAGCCTTCTCAAACTCCTCTTCTCCCGTTGAAATATGCCAATCTTTAGTAAAAATTGTCAAACGAAGGCAAATCACCTTCGTTTGATAAAGAGTCGAAAatgtcgtcttcgtctctttAAGCGGACTAACATTCACGATAGACCAATGACAAAAAATGACAATAGTTTACTGTCATCTTTTGACATTGATTTACAATGAACAAAGATGAATCGTCTTCATCTCTTCATCAGACGATGataattcatcttcatctaacaAAAATGCATATCGTCACCTAATCTTTGATGGGAGAGGAAGATACAGTAAAGGTCAGTTGTTAGTTAGGATTAAGGTAGTCAGCagagaagggaaaagaaaatcttAGGGAGAATTTGGTCACTTTTTAAATCTTGGGTTTTggaaaattgttatatttttaaacatagaaaaaaatgtaataaatttttagtttgtttaaaatatttttaccaaataacatttttacctctAATCTGAACAATAAATCTTAACATATATataggtatttaggttttttaaaattaacaagtgaaaatttatcatttcactcCAGCAATGGGTTaactttaattaagtttttctattagagataaagacaaaatcgttattttatcactaaactctaaaccctatcaaatttatataatttttcctctttaatttaaaaaattaataattttctcttagattaaactttgaaaaatcatatttttccccccttagggtttttcttttcttcttctctatctCTGGCAACCAAAATCTGGCCTGGCCCCTCTGTCTCCTACTGTcaatgtttttttctcttagatCTGCCACAAACGATGATGAATATATACATGGGCAGAGTCGACGATCTGAAATCTCTTCATcgaagagatgaagagattCTAGATCTCTTTATTGTTGACGAAGTCTCTTTGTCAAGACAAAGAGATCTTGTAATCTCTCCAGACAAAGAGATCTCCAAATCCTTTTGTCAACTTTGCCAACGTACATTACATCGGAGGCAAAGGTAGATGCCTACTTGGTCTATGGAGAGAGAGGTTGCTAGATTTTTTAGTAACCTGAAGTTGAAGATGAGAgcttaaattaaagttttcaaaagtttggagGCAATTGTTATGGGAAAaaaatggaaaccctaggtttgaagAGGGGGgcaatatgacttttcaaaacaaacaaatttcatacagaggtgaaattattagttttttaaactttagaaagaaaatataataaattagataatttttaataatattattataatggcGATTTTACCTTTCaccataactaaaaattttaataaaaattgtttcataGGTAGATGTTcgagtttttcaaactctacGAGTGTGGGCAATAGTTCATTGGCcttatttctattaaaaaactaatagcCTAATCATAGTTTTGAAGATTGTTtgtaatttcttaatatttaaCTATAAATGTTAACTcattttacaattataaatatattaaaagctAATATTTTGTGCTAGAAAATGATAGTTAGATGATAAATAGCTAAAACTCCTATGTTTTTTTGAAAGTCTGAAGAAATgcataaaatagtaataaaataatataatttatttctatgaAAGGGCACACCCTTCTCTGTAtattaaagaatgagaatggaAAAAGATATAATTGGGACAGCTATTTGATCCCGAAACCCAAGTAAtgttacataaataatttttttatacaattttacgTACAAACAacgatatgttattatataattagatagttaaaaattaaagataaactaatattcaatcatatggtaacatatcattgtttgtgtataaagttatatatatagttttattgcccTATCCTCCTAATTTCCTGCATCATCACTGCTTAAAACCTAGAAGCTTTGCAGTGACATATTCAATTGCTACAGCCTGAACAGGCAAGGCAATTATCAACCAACATATACTACACTTGTATCATGGCTATATACTTCACCACCAAACTTTGAGACAATGTTTGATGGAATATGAATCACTTCAGCACTTCCTTAGAATACTAGCCACATTTTTGCCGATCTCTTCTTTCGTTTGTTCTGACACGGGAACATCTCCCAGGTACATGTCGAAGAAAGCCCCTGAAagtaaaactaatttttatacAATCTTGATAATCACCACAACTCTGTGTCGGAGCACTGTTCCTTGAGAAGTTATTGATATATTACTTTGATTCAGAAATGCACTCAATGTCTATGCAATAATAAATTGAGAACAAGGTTGACTTACTGCATAAATCCTTGCTTTTGACTGCTCCTATACGATTACCTCcaactgcaatttttttttaaacactgTAAGATGTATGCACAACATGTAGTGGAAATGAAATAACTTCTTAACTCAGCCCCCATTCTAGAAGTATACAACAGCATGCAATATCTTGCTGTGATTGCACATATGTAGAGCTCACCCTAGGCCAAAATGACAGATAAGGGAGTGGGGTTCGACAGTAACAGAGCCAGATGTGTATCAGAGGAAGCAGCTAGAATAacgattaaataaaataatccaaaGATAATAACTCACCTTCAGTGATTAGTTGTCCATCAGCTGTTCGCCGTAGATCAATTGTCGTTCCCTGCAATATTCAAAGAAGTTAATGAAACTTGGTGTTACAAGGATAAGAAGAGAGGAAAGccaaaaagaaacaagagacaATAGACTATTACCCGAGGTAATGGAATATCTTTTGTGAAGTAAGAACCAAAAGTTTTCAAGCAATTATAATCGGTGTCTGGATTTATCTAATATGAGtcagataaaattttgagtcaGTAGTCATTCAGAGTAAGAACAATCAAACAAGTTTTTATACCATCTGATTTACCTTTACCAAACGAGCACGCAGAGATTTCTCAAACACACTGCCATATATACACCAAAGTAATTGAATACGAAAATTAGCATATTTTGTCAATTGCACATTGAGAAACAAAATGTAGCTAATCACAATTATCATCGATGAGGTATGTATTAAAGCAagaatattcataaaaattggTTTGTGAGGCATTATGCTGACTAatgtcaattaaattttaatgtcatCTTGTGTCTATGGAATCAAAATCCACTAAAATGTAGTGTGTGCATAGGAAGGAGAATTTAACTTACTCCTTCACAGAATTGATTTTCATGCGATTGCAATTGATCACAAGCCTCACAGTCATGTCAATATCCTCCCTGCAACACCCAATAAAAACTTCCTTTAAAAGTTGGGAACAgtagaagaaacaaaaaaaattcaatatagaaCTATTCTATCTCCACGACTTCAAAGTGAAATACTAATCAATGGTTGTCCAACTTAACATCACCaagctgattttaaaaatttgaattttctttattaGCTGGGCATTAAGAATGACTCTCACTTGTTTACCTCAGAAGATCCTCATAAAACTCCTGGCGTTTGTTCAGTTCACCCACTGGTATAGATGCATATTTTTGACCCAATTTCTCACACACAGCACGAGGATGAACATCTGCagaaacaaaatcaagaaaatatataaatgacaaTGATATCAAGGAGTTAATGACAAAAACTGAGAAGCTTCAAGTTGGATCTAAAAAGACTTACAAAAACCAAATGCATAAACCTTCagagatttaattttaattattttcatagtTCTGGATCCAGTTCCAACAAGGACCTGAGCATGTGGAAGTTGTAAgtgttaatgaaaaaaaataaaataaagagacaaGGAAACAAGGAGAAACAGCAGCAATGGACAAATGGATTTCTTTAAAGTTTACATGATATCCCAAagcttatatatattatagtaatcAAACAACAAACACTAATGTACTTTCAAAATTGACAACGACTACACATCTAGctaaaaattccaaaacaatATCCATAAAGCATTGGGGATTTTCCAAAGTGATAATATGCCAAAGCAATTAAATCACCACAATGTATCAAAAGATAAAGAATCAATTACTCAAATTAGGTTCAACAGCATTTACCTCAGAAGTTAAACTGGAATTATTTCCTGTGTCTAAAATGTTGTCCAATATAACTGGAAACTCTATGCCTGTTCTGGGTTCAACAGCATGTCTTCTCCTGTTCAAGTTGGGAAAAGATAAATTGCCACAACGCTGGGGCTCAATCTCACAAGGCTTTTGATCCATGCATTCATGCATTCGTACATCTGTGCCGTCCAATGGAACAGCCGTTATCTTTGAAGATCTGACCGATATCATCATCATAAAGAATTTATTGTAGTAAACTAATGCCAAACAGACTCCCAAAATATGAAACactaaccaaaaaaaagaaaaaggtaacaTTA is part of the Mangifera indica cultivar Alphonso chromosome 13, CATAS_Mindica_2.1, whole genome shotgun sequence genome and harbors:
- the LOC123194397 gene encoding fatty-acid-binding protein 2-like; this translates as MRNDWLCFMDLDGGNPYSLPTEFLFSLTQSKHLHLPGSLVLNEAFDCISKFAGACLFLFTSGPSSNLTRRIASTQHVSKPGRCKSSMQVKQITSSDSNLAGFNFSARSKSESATSVFLGKISSSAIRHMLRGGEGIQSCSLLSLAAVVIPPFDNLSSKITAVPLDGTDVRMHECMDQKPCEIEPQRCGNLSFPNLNRRRHAVEPRTGIEFPVILDNILDTGNNSSLTSEVLVGTGSRTMKIIKIKSLKVYAFGFYVHPRAVCEKLGQKYASIPVGELNKRQEFYEDLLREDIDMTVRLVINCNRMKINSVKDVFEKSLRARLVKINPDTDYNCLKTFGSYFTKDIPLPRGTTIDLRRTADGQLITEVGGNRIGAVKSKDLCRAFFDMYLGDVPVSEQTKEEIGKNVASILRKC